The segment AATTCTGTTCACTTTCTGAAGTGCCTATTTATGTTTTTATACCATTTAAATATGGGCTACAAAAAAAGTTTGCATTTTTAAAAATTACTTTGATTTACAATTTACAGTAATATCAAGTAAAATGTTTTTGAAATGAGGTTTGTTTTTCTTAGAGCCAAATCAAGACtactttttgtatatattttgttttgttttttcgttTTTCATTCCTGCGAAACGCGCTGTCCAATTAACCCATTTAGTGCCAGAGAGGGCAAGTCTGCCACTGAAGGTTATTCCAGGTGCCATCATTGAAGAATGCTTTTAGATTGGTGCTGGTGTATGTAGCTTTTCTTTTCTGTAACGTGTGCattttaaaatctatttttttttttttttaactaatgcCCCCAAAAAGGAAATCATTATACTTTGTAAGCTTGTCTTTGTCATGGGCTTTGAGCTTAGTAGTAAAATAGTTAATAGGAACAAGAATGTTAGAAGTAGAACTGAAAGAAAAGTCACTGTTTTTATGATGTATATTTAACAATGGAAATATGCAATAAAGACAATTCCATGGGGAGTACTCCCATTGTGTGAATTACTGTACAGcaaacacacaatgcacacacggAAAAGACTATTGTATCTTGGTAATCAGGGAGAAGAGGTACTGTGGATACAGTATCTTGCAAATAGAAATGTGGTTATAAAGAGATGGGCTGCTGACCTTAAGGATTCGTGTTTAAAGAGCTTAAAGCAATAATCCAGCAATGCTGCTCAAAGCAATACATAGCTGCAAACTCATGCAGAGGAAGGGGTCAAGGGTGAGTGATCTTTTAAAAGATTATTGAAGGACACTAGGAAAATTATATTTTATACCACATTGtgtgctatatcatcctggatggccctccgccgccttaaactcaacatggctaaaacagagctcctcatacttcctcccaaacctggccctactacctccttccacattactgttggaactacgatcattcacccagtagcccaagcacgctgcctaggggtcacactcgactcctctctcacattcgcccctcacattcataacatttctaaaacctgtcgctttttcctccgcaatataacaaagatacgccctttcctctgttgctggactgctaaaactctgactcaggccctcattctctcctgtcttgatttctgtaacctcctcctgtccggccttcctgcctctcacctgtctcccctacaatctatccttaccgctgctgccagaatcactctactctttcctagatctgtctcagcatctcccctcatgaaatccctctcctggcttccgatcaaatcccgcatctcacactccattcttctcctcacttttaaagctttacactcttctgcccctccttacacctcagccctaatttctcgttatgcaccatccagactcttgcgttcttctcaaggatgtcttctttctaccccctttgtatctaaagccctctcccgccttaaacctttttcattgactgcccctcacctctggaatgcccttcccctcagtacccgactagcaccctctctatccacctttaagacccaccttaagacacacttgcttaaagaagcatatgaatagcactgtggctattctgaacacatgatacataaagcttggccccctgcagacgcacttaccagaactccctcctactgtctctgtacgttctccctaccaaccaattagactgtaagctcctcggagcagggactcctcttccttaaggttactttaatgtctaaagcacttattcccatgatctgttatttatattatctgttatttatttgattaccacgtgtattactactgtgaagcgctatgtacattaatggcgctatataaataaagacatacaatacaacgtGGGCAGAACAACATTTGAAACACCAACAATTTGTGGATTTTGTCATCAAATAGTCCTAGTATTCTCAAATTTCAGTTAACGATGTCCGGCCAATTTAGATCAAATACTATTGGGTGGTATTACATAGGCCATAGGTTTATGTATAGCTTATACATAAACCTACAGTAGTATCTACGGAGTCGAGGCACCGGCAATGAAGTTGTCCAGAAAGGCGGCAATTGTCTGTCACAACGTCAAATGTGTCTGAATACCACTTCGAGTCTCACATTATTGCGActtaaaaagaaatacatttaataTAAATCGCAAACGgcaaaacacttccatgtaacaatggcAATCTCATTAGCAACAAACTGTCCAGGAAAAAACTAATCTCAAAGCCGTGATGTCAGAACGGTTTATACTGACAGCGTGGGTACCATGGAAATAAAATAAACCTGTTGCGCAGTGATAATTATTCAAAGTAAATCTACATGTTGTAGTGCTTGTGACCAAagattttcattttaaatattttatgaaTCTGAAACGGTGGACGTAAATTGTCTGAAAATGTAGTTAGTCGCAAATTGATGCattttaatgttttgtatcaatAATTCAGGCGATGAGACGtacctttaaaaaaacaaaacactccATTAAGCAAGTAATTCCAAGGTGGAGACTGCACCGATTTTGGTTGAAAGTTCTGGCAGAGCCAAGTTAGGATGGCAGGAAGGTACACTCAAAATTTCATCAGAATTGGTCAAGGCGTTTGGCCTGTGGAGAACACAAACAAAAAGATCAGACACCCAAAGTGCCCAAGAAgtgtaaggctgaggccccagtgcctgcgctgcgtGTGGAGCAGTTCCCCGGTCTTCAGTGTGCtgcagggggcgtggccatgtcacctggcaggttagccttcattggctgaagtgtccgggggcgtggcctagcgctcaaTCGCTAGTACTGAGAACAATTTTTCAGTCTGCTGGAAAAACTGACGCCGCAGCGCGGCGGCCACCCCTGGCAGAGGGCTTGGCCCCGTTGAGGggcagctcttgtccctgcagggCCAAGCTCAGGGAGGAAGCTACGCGACATGCGCGCGCAGATCCGTCGCAATTTCGGAGTGgttcggtgggagttttcaaactgaaaactccaccggcggcaaagtacagcgttgacgctgctataTTTTGCCGCTACAACCCAAAATTATTTTTGGGTCTGCAGTCGCGTCTGTGACACGTTAGCCAAACGCAGCAACTCAACAACTGCACCCaaggcacagatcgctgggcagtGGGAGCATGCGGCAGAGACGCGCATGGATACTCATGGCCGCagcatccaccctgaactcggcctagtGGATGACTTTGCTCCCTCCAATAACAAAACCAGCACACACTATTTACACTACTTATTGGCGCCCTCTGGTGGAGCGTAAGGAAAATGTGACTACAGAAGAGTACTATTTTCTGTTTAGACAAACCTTTGCATGTTTTAGAAGGTGTTAAATGAATCACTAAGGGCATCGGGACCCTGTTGCACATGTGTACATCATCCCAGTAGACGTTTACATGGAATTATACTACTTAAATGTACTCGCCACGTTGTCAATGTTGTATAATAATGTCACCAGTATAATTTTGTGCATAAGTCTACAGAAGGCGGTCCCCAACCCAATTCTTTTGTACCAAAGGGCGCACTGGAGAATTCAGGAGCGACAGCAGGCACCAACTACTTAACGTAAGTCTTTTTTTGACcccacaatctccccccccctcgtcttGTTGGGTAGCACAATACCCAACAAATCCCGCACACAGCACAATCCCCCCTACAAACACATTATACCTCATGGTGGACGTCTCCTGTGCCAAGCCGCCACCGTGCGCGGATGCAGAATTGAGTGCTGAACGGCAGGGAAGCATAGAACAGAGGAATGGCAGGGGAGACAAGGCAGCCGCTGGACCTGGGACAATTGTCCCGGTTCATCCCCCGCCACCCCTCTGGTGGTGGCCCTGGTCACAGGCACCACATTGGGTACCCCTGGTCTACAGGTTGAAAGTACAAATATGTAACAGGTCCCTGATATAGGGTGTCAAATTCCTAACCAATTCACTAAAGCTCTGCATTGGTTTGGTAAACTTAGCATTTACCACCGTTCACACGTTGCACTTCATTGGCGATGAAATATTTTATTAGACCTGATACAAAATCCCCTCCCAGAAACTGTGCTGTATATAGGTTTAGAGAATTCTCCCTCAAATAACTATGTTAAAAGCTAAGCAGACAAAGATCTGCCTTTTTAGACTTCAGGTTCAGTCTTGCTGCTTGAAGGTTTCAGTAAAAATGTAGTATACGCTAGCTACCTCATCACTGTATGTAATGGGTTAACGCAGGCTGATAAATGCTTAGGATTTTGAAGACACGTACTTTTGCTAAGCTGAGAATTTTTATGTATACACAAGCTGAACTCGCGCCAAGAGGTTGCTAACAAGTGAATATGAAGTTACGAACACACAAAAATCACAATATTTCAGATTTTTATGCTGCAAAAGACCTTTTAATAAgtctttttttttacaaaatcatATTTATGCATTCACTTCTCACAAACAGTTAAAAATGTTAGTAaaacacaaatactgtacaagGAAAAATACTGGCAACTTGTTCACAGTTAAGTTATTCAAGGCAGTGCAAGGCCTGAATATCAATTGAGGGTTTAAGGCAGGagtgcaactccagtcctcaagggccaccaaacaggacaggttttgaggatatccctgctttagcacaggtggctcagtcagactgtgccactgattgagtcacctgtgctgaagcagggatattcataaaacctgacctgtttggtggcccttgaggactggtgttggccacccctggtttaaggcATTGAGATCCTAAACCACTGGGAGAAAATGCTAAATGTCGAGTGGTATTTCACTGGAAAAATCATACTTGTGCTTTCCAATTTCCTTTAATACTAAAACAATAGCATAAACACACCCTGGATGTGCCAGTGAAGCATTACACCCTTGGCTAACAATACCAAGTTACCcagattaatttttttttatcaaaagtgatcactttttttttttaaacactctgTAAACATTGTCACAGTATAAGCTTGCTACGTAAATACCTTCAAATATGCAGGTTGGTTTCCATGCAGTGCAAAGTTAGCGTACCCCTTTTAAGAATATATTAAATTTGGACAAAAAAAAACCGTTGAATTTTTTCATTCAAAAGGGTGAAGCTCACGTTGTCGTACATTACAGCTATAAAGCAAAATGCATATTTTAACCTGAACATTCAAATAATAAACCTAAGGCCAAACGAGGGGTTCTCTGAGAAAGCTGCCCCCTCTATTAATACTCTCTTCACAGTGTTTAAGATATGGCTGTACATGTTGCAGGGCTGTTAGTCTTTTGTGGTTTTGTGTGCAGAACGTTTCTTAAAgtattttgtgatttttaatgCTGATTTGACAATTCAGAAGCTGTTTAAATATACTGTCACATACAGGACCAACACGAGGTAATGGCAGTGATCTTTCTAGATATAATTTAcaaatgtctgtctgtctgtccataCATACAATCTCGTGACCTTTTTGCTACGTGGTCATGTTACACACCAATGGAAAGCTCTTCCTGAGTACTTTCTATCCAAAATATGTACCTGGGATATTTTTTTGGCAGTTTTTCTCCACTcctatcataactctgtgcccaggacatatttgaaacgagaggtaactctcaatgtattcttcctggtaaaacattttataaataaataaaatgacttGTTCCTTCCACTGTCTCTCTGGAAGTCTTATAAATTCCTTCATTTAAAACTGGTATTTAAATACTTACATTTTACAAACAGACAGTTTGTTGAAATTTGTATGTGGTTCAATTGTAGCATATAAATAGTAAGTTGTAAAATGTTCGAGCAGAGTAACAAGTGAATTCTTTGTAGCCTAGATCACgggtgcgcaagattttctgggggggggtggggggcagttaCAGGGGTCCCGCACTCgccaccaaggcatttaaattaaatgccgagactgcgcgaggcctctgtaactaacttaccttggctttcAGCAAtgtgtcgtcatggtaacccggggtcacgcgacatcacatgaccccacggcatcatttgacaccagagCTAGTTAGAACTTGTACAAAATTGAGACTTGATTTGTTTGTTACCCATTTGTTTGCTTTAAGTAATTTTCTGCACTTCCCTTTTCCCCAACTGGCTCTGACAGGAAATCGTTCAACTGCGTAATCTTTGGGGCTTCTGGTTTTAACCAAAAAACACTGATTAATCATCTTGCACGCCAAGTAAAAACTGATATAAAAAGTGGAAATAAAGCATAATTTCCTGTTGGGTTCCAACTCTTAGCAGTCCAGCCACAGGTAGGACACAAAAGCAAAACATTTTTAAAGTGCACCGATAAACATTAAATTCAATTGTCAATATTTTGTCATTGCGAACACTGataaacacagattttttttttatatataaaattaaaaacacCGGCAAAACAAAGATTTTACTAAACGAACCCCAAAAACCAGATTCCCCAGTTATCTTTAACAAGATTTAACCCACTAGAGTTGACCAATCACTGCCATCGCAATCACTTTGGTACGGGACCAAATCTTAAGAGAGAAAAGCCTGGTTCAGTGACATAATGCCATTTGGTAGCGGCTGCCCCATTACACGTCACGATCCCCTGGTAAGAAGGCATTTAATTCCAGGTGCCCTGCTCTGCCAGGGAAGACATGCTCGCAATATCCATGAAAGGCCGACACATGAATTGCTGCCAGGCCCATCAAAGGCTCGTGTCCACAGTCTCAGACTTGGGACCTGCTGGTTCTGACACCGTGTCAGGCTGCCCATCCCGGCAGAAGAGCACGGTTGGGTTCTTGCAGGCCCACATCGCCACCTCTCCTCCGTTGGCTGGACTCGAGGAGGATACCCTGCTGCCTTGTCCGTGCCTATTCCCATATCGATCGCGGATCCGATCCGCCTGCTCCCGCGTCTCCCTGCTCTGACCCTGCGTGCACAGGTATGCCGCGATATTCCTAGTCCTATAGCCCTCCTCCCGGTTGCGGCCTAGCAGCACGGAGATATTGGGGTTGCGAATGGCATAGATAAGCGGGTTGATGGCCCCGTTGGCCCACGCCATCCAGATCGCCACCGTGTCCATAACCGGGGTAAACGGGTAGTCGCCGGCCGCTGCCACCAGCCCCATGACGCAGTACGGCCCCCAGCAGCAGATCATGAAGACGATCATGATGAGCACGGTGGTGGCCGTCCTCATCTCGCTGTAGAAGCGCAGCAGGTGGGCGTAGGTAGTCACCGGCCTCACCCGGATCTCCGACAGCCTCACCGCCTTGCAGATGTTGTAGTGGCAGAAGCACATGAGGCCGAAGGGCATCAGGTAACACAGCACGATGACAGAGACGCTGTAGGCCGCCCCCAGCCTGGACCCGGCAGAGTGGAACACGTACATGCAATGGTAGTAGCCCCTCTTGTGCACCACCCACTGCTCCCTTGCCAACAGGTACCAAGGGAAAGAGAAGCACAAGGCCGCCAACCAGGCGGCCACCAACAGCTGGACCGCCCGGGCCCGGCCTATCTTCTCCTGCGGCTGCCTGACGATGGCGTAGTAACGGTCCAGGGAGATGAGGGTCATGGTGAGGGTGGAGACGATGCCGAAGCACGAGTTGAAGAAGCCATTGGCGAAGCAGAAGCGGTCGCCGAAGAGCCAGCCCCCTGAGCGGCTGAAGAGCAGGGCGAAGGCGAAGGGCAGGCACAGGGCGGCGGACAGGAAGtcggacagggacagggacaggatgAACGAGTTGGTGACCGTCCGCAGCTGCCGGTGTTTGACGATCACCAGCAGGACGGCGCCGTTCCCCAGGCAGGAGAGCAGGAAGATGGCGAGGAGGAGCAAGGCCTGGCAGGCCACGGACAGGCCCTGAAGCAGCGGGCTGCCTTCCTGCGGCTCGGGCCCCGGCGGCGGGGAGCTGCGGTTGGCGGGGGCCAGGCTGCTGGGTGAGGGGTGAGGAGGGTGGCTGGGGGGCAGCGCGGTACCAgcggctcctcctcctcccgcggcgGCGGCTCCGGGTCCCTGGCTGCTGCTCCCGCCCAGCGCCGTCAGGTTGGTCAGCAGCGCGAGGCGCAGGAAGGGGGGCTCCATGGGTCGGGGGGTCGGCGCGCGCTGCGGCTCCATGGAggcatccccccgcccccctcaggCGTGTGCTGGGCTCCGCCCCCCAACTCTGCGGGACTGGAGGAGGCCGCGCGCGCTGGTGCTGCTCGTGCGCCGGGGATGTTgtcagccacgccccctcccccagcgCTCGCGCCAAGTTCCAGACCTCTGGATCGCCTGTGACGTGTAGAAGTTGCCATGGAAACAGCCTCTGCTTCTCGCACGAAAGGGGGTGGGGCTTAACTCCCCATACCCTTTAGCACGTGGGCAACGTGCAGCtcgctggggaggaggggaggcagtggcagtggcagtgtaaGGTCCCCCTCCTGCCAATACACTCATGGGCTCCTACAGactagtgggggtggggggattgtcAGGATATCAGGTCAGATTGTcaagatatcactgcttcagcacaaatggtgaatctgattgagccacctgggctgaagctgcgacggattgagccacctgtgctgaagcagggatatcctaaaaacctgacctgttggccacccCAGGACTAGTGCAACTCCACAAAATCACCGACTCACTGCATAAGGCTGAGTTTATGCTGCCGGCGCCGCTACGTGCGCGCACACGTCAGGCACTCTTCCCTGTTTGGCTATTGAAGTTATCCAAGTGCCTGCGTGCCTAGATGCACTGTAGCACCAGCTTTTGAGGCGTCAAGACAATTTGTGATTTCAGGCGGCTGCCGCATGACGTCAGCGgcacatgagctggttcagccaatgagggcgaaccagcttcgtgacgccccCGCATCTCCTGCAGCCAAATACACAGATTAACGATGTTCcgagtacccggaaattacccggtactTTTTCAGCTACTCGGACATTAGCTGGACCCAGCAGCACAGGGCTGGGACCGGCGCCGGCTAATttcaacacttacctgcagctggcgACGGACCGTGAGGAAGACCGCAGCAGACGTCATGGTAGTGGGTCAGCAACCAACGTCCTTATTCAGCTGGCCGGAGCAGCAGGAACAGAGCAAACAGCTGATGCCTGTgagagccggggaaccatgtgacgagcaggagcgttcctattggacagccggctcctCACCAGTTCCTCGGCTCACAGTCATCAGCTGTTGGCTCTGTTCCTGCTGCTTCCGTAGGCTGAACAAGGACATCGGCTGCTGCCATCGCCACCAgaacgtctgctgctgctcccagatgtcgccgCGGTCCTCCTCatcctgcaggtaagtgccatccGGGTAACCGGGTACCCATCGGTGTAAAATGATTTATTTcgcccgggtacccgttaccggTTTTAGAAAAATAtaggacccggtacaacactagcacagatcgctggggctgcaggcgtgcgcacgcgcacacacagacagtatAAGCTCTGCCTAAAGGTTTCCCATTCAAATAATCTAATTTTAGTTGTAGCCCCGAACTTTTTCACTCACAGGTGTTACCTGCTCTCATCTTGGCGACAAGGGTTTTATATGCTTAAAATCTGGACTGTACACATCTATACGAGGTAATAAAGGAGGGAGTAGGAGATATGATGCCTTTTGTTGGACCAACACGTAGTTAATGTTACAATTTGATGAAGGacctcagggtccttcatcaaaTTGTAACATTAACTacgtgttggtccaataaaaggtatcataccccctcctctctctcttgttactacatggaagaaaggaccaacacagcgACCCATCCTTCTTTACCTATAAATACTATATGGAGTTTGATTCCCCAGTAAAGTATTTTCTGAAAATACCTAGCCTATTATGTGCTTCACAGCTGTGTGCGCTGCAGTGGCCCAGGAGACATGTACATTTGTAATTTGGTTTGAATAACTTTTAGTGAGGAGAGTTCTTCATTGGTCAAATAAGTGTACATCTTTCCCAACCTCCCAGCTCTCTTTCCTTGTCTGTTCTCTACCAGCCATGGACAAGATACATGCGAGGGGTGTCAGCTCTGTACactattttaatatgtttaaaaaaaaacgtgCGTACACGTGCGCACACATTTTGCAAATCTTCCTACCTGTTAACAATATGTGGGATAAAGTTGGCAAATTAAGAATTTACCATGTTCTATGAACCACATTTACGCAACACTGCAAATGTTGGTCATTTCTTTGCAAAGCAGGTAAGAAGTACATTTGTGaagctttttttttaatcttgatcCTTTACATCAAGAATACGATAGTGGCAGATATGTTCAGTGCAAGTTTGTTGTTCTGtaattatattttaaatgtatttgttttgaataTAGTCTCCTTCAATAGGCTGTGACGTCGTCTTCCCTGCATTGGAGAAGATTTTAATCCCAATAAATCGAAATGAAGCCAATGTCTCCTCCAGCATGCAAATCAACTTTACAGCACAGTGAATAGGAGTAATGAATAGGAGTCATGGGGCTTCATTCACTAAACTATGATAGTACAGATCAAGGCACTATCATACCGAAACGCCCACTTAAAAGTAGCACTCCTGGTTTGAAGCAGTGTCTCGAGAGCTGAGCAGCAGTGATGTCACCtgcccctgctttccgagattgTTACCTCCCTAggttctgcagtttaaagctcctgcctCATGTGGGCCAAAAGGAAGCAGCAAGGGTTGAAGTCACAGCTTCCTTTTGGCTCACAGCAGCATCAGTACATTTAAGCCGCCATATTGATAACCGACCTGGTCAGCTACCGGCCCCCCTTTCCAAGGTAAgtattttgggaagcagggggtccacgcaGTTTaagttaatgcggttcagctctggagaccccctgcttcaatcctattttcTTGCTTTTTTTAACACAAAAGTGTCACAGGAATTCCTTTAAGTCAATGGGAATTTCCTAGAGGCACAGGTGCAATTTaatgacccccccccacccccaccaccaccaccacctttCCTTaacccttaggccgcgcttatagtgctggcgacggcagcgatgacgtcacccgtcgccattagcgaaagttgtaattaggtttttagcgacgtcgctggcgacaaggccagtgacgtcactaaggggGCGGGCTGCGCAatttggtttagagacagtcacgaGGCGAAtgtctctctaaaaaaaaaaaatcaaatttacccggcttcaaaatttttgcTCGTGACGTCGCCCTTACTATAAAGGAGTCAATGTATTGGTTTTGGAGCGACATCGaaaggcactataagtgcagcctcaGGAATGCCTACAATATATGCTTTTATTCTAACCTACAAACCAATAAACTGAAAGGaattaaattgtttatttttaaagttgaTTTTTTTAGCACCATTAAGAGTGAATATACACCTTTAAAATATGAAAATTGTGCACGTTGCATGAAATGTGTTTGCCAATGCCGCTTATTGATACACAAATTTGTGGTAAAGCAAAAGTAAAAACGCAACACAGACATACATCCACTATTAAGGCAAAATGTTTTAGACAAACAGTAATGCCCATGCAAATCTTAAATTACAAATGCATCATAATTATTTTACAAAACTACTATCCCCAGCCTTACAAGCCCTCTGATAAAAAGAAAACACTGCGGAGAAGATTCACTAACCTCCGACAGGGATTATCACACCGTGATCCGGCCTTTCAAATCCATGGCCGTTAACACGATCTTGCGGTGCGACGACCCATATCGAAGGTTATTGAATCCCAACACAAAAGGTTTATACTGTAACATCAACCTAGACACCATTCGGTTGAAGCATCTTCACAGTCTGTTCCACTCATGAGCTTCAAAATTGCAAAAGACAAGCATGTACCAAATGAAATGATGCATGCCCAGCAGGTCAAACAGTGACACGCTTCCATTTACAATTGAAAAGGCCCAGGTAACAGCTGGTGCAGGAGACGTCTATTAGATGAAAAGTTGCACATGTAATACTT is part of the Ascaphus truei isolate aAscTru1 chromosome 9, aAscTru1.hap1, whole genome shotgun sequence genome and harbors:
- the GPR135 gene encoding G-protein coupled receptor 135 translates to MEPQRAPTPRPMEPPFLRLALLTNLTALGGSSSQGPGAAAAGGGGAAGTALPPSHPPHPSPSSLAPANRSSPPPGPEPQEGSPLLQGLSVACQALLLLAIFLLSCLGNGAVLLVIVKHRQLRTVTNSFILSLSLSDFLSAALCLPFAFALLFSRSGGWLFGDRFCFANGFFNSCFGIVSTLTMTLISLDRYYAIVRQPQEKIGRARAVQLLVAAWLAALCFSFPWYLLAREQWVVHKRGYYHCMYVFHSAGSRLGAAYSVSVIVLCYLMPFGLMCFCHYNICKAVRLSEIRVRPVTTYAHLLRFYSEMRTATTVLIMIVFMICCWGPYCVMGLVAAAGDYPFTPVMDTVAIWMAWANGAINPLIYAIRNPNISVLLGRNREEGYRTRNIAAYLCTQGQSRETREQADRIRDRYGNRHGQGSRVSSSSPANGGEVAMWACKNPTVLFCRDGQPDTVSEPAGPKSETVDTSL